A section of the Trachemys scripta elegans isolate TJP31775 chromosome 10, CAS_Tse_1.0, whole genome shotgun sequence genome encodes:
- the MINAR1 gene encoding major intrinsically disordered Notch2-binding receptor 1, whose amino-acid sequence METNHESSLFLVKILEELDTKQNTVSYQDLCKSLCARFDLSQLAKLRSVLFYTACLDPNFPATLFKDKMRCTVNNQQSKKIMVAADIVTIFNLIQMNGGVAKEKLPVARQKMRKKESVESCRSDTEICNVVDCVTNCELRDREFNRGYSVRRSSKCRKVDCKDCQQFVPTSEPNFLLGVNKEMKGRAASLDRLQALASYSIVNSPPCEMQSTYFPMNIENESISDQDSLPINAAIKETFISNDEPFVLQSCVQKRNIFKEDFHNLITISPNLMPPNKKPEDGHREPQNRKETSKQGFFNHSFEMPYSSQYLNPVYSPIPDKRRVKHESLDDLQASTYFGPTTVLGSQDTKRWAGKPSKQTAWPAKSWSLNTEEVPDFERSFFSRKQAEEKQRYQSSNSQSPSFPAADRHQTYLNPKDQTPIMQANYAMKQNGHKPKEIPSIVDMEKHEPIKKFRDKSINCTSVQLLSIDKTTSVGTQTEQQGLEHKKCKELCAPSQAKYGERHSLKQSDDDSEIVSDDISDIFRFLDDMSICGSTGVMQSSCYNSTGSLSQVRKSDCESSPEHNLTKITNGNSSNKLDKVVRSDINNTDDELKTSVCKLVLRIGEIEKKLESLSGVREEISQVLGKLNKLDEKIQQPEKVNVQIDLNSLTSEVQSDESTSPRVFQCHNASHGGKLENNPDWCCSDASGSNSESLRVKALKKSLFTRRSSRSLTEENSATESKIASISNSPQDWRAITYTNQVGMTEEEMKDRGGVENKDWHRKSKEADRQYEIPQPHRLSKQPKDAFLIEQVFSPHPYPASLKSHMKSNPLYTDMRLTELAEVKRAQPSWTIEEYTRNSGDKGKLAALDLQTQESLNPNNLEYWMEDIYTPGYDSLLKRKEAEFRRAKVCKIAALIAAAACTVILVIVVPICTMKS is encoded by the exons ATGGAGACCAACCATGAATCCTCGCTCTTCCTGGTGAAGATTCTGGAAGAGCTGGATACCAAGCAAAACACCGTTTCTTATCAGGATCTCTGCAAGTCACTGTGTGCAAGGTTTGATTTGTCCCAGCTGGCAAAGCTCAGAAGTGTGCTCTTTTACACGGCTTGCCTGGATCCTAATTTCCCAGCGACTCTGTTCAAAGACAAAATGAGATGCACTGTAAACAATCAGCAATCAAAGAAAATCATGGTTGCAGCAGATATAGTAACGATATTCAACCTCATACAAATGAATGGGGGAGTGGCCAAGGAAAAACTCCCTGTTGCACGACAAAAAATGAGGAAGAAAGAATCAGTTGAGTCCTGCAGGTCTGACACAGAAATATGCAACGTGGTGGACTGTGTGACTAATTGCGAGCTGAGAGACAGGGAGTTTAACAGGGGCTACTCAGTTAGAAGGTCTTCCAAATGCAGGAAGGTGGATTGTAAAGATTGTCAACAATTTGTACCTACTTCAGAACCTAACTTTTTGCTTGGCGTTAATAAGGAAATGAAAGGCCGAGCTGCCTCGCTTGATAGGCTGCAGGCACTAGCATCCTATTCCATTGTTAACTCTCCACCCTGCGAAATGCAGAGCACATACTTCCCAATGAACATTGAGAACGAATCAATCTCCGACCAGGACTCGTTGCCTATCAATGCAGCTATAAAAGAGACTTTTATTTCGAATGATGAGCCGTTTGTGTTGCAATCATGTGTACAGAAAAGGAACATATTCAAGGAAGATTTTCATAATCTTATCACAATATCTCCCAATTTAATGCCACCCAATAAAAAGCCAGAAGATGGACATAGAGAGCCTCAGAACAGGAAAGAAACCTCCAAACAGGGTTTCTTCAACCACAGTTTTGAAATGCCGTACAGCAGCCAGTACTTGAATCCAGTTTATTCTCCTATACCAGACAAAAGACGAGTAAAACATGAAAGCTTAGATGATCTCCAAGCTTCTACATACTTTGGCCCAACCACTGTACTTGGGTCCCAAGATACAAAAAGATGGGCAGGAAAACCGAGTAAACAAACCGCATGGCCAGCAAAAAGCTGGAGCTTAAACACGGAGGAGGTACCTGATTTTGAAAGATCCTTTTTCAGTAGGAAGCAAGCTGAAGAGAAGCAGCGAtatcagagttcaaacagccagTCACCGAGTTTTCCTGCAGCAGATAGGCACCAAACCTATCTCAATCCCAAGGATCAAACACCGATTATGCAGGCTAACTATGCCATGAAACAAAATGGACACAAACCCAAGGAAATTCCCTCCATCGTAGACATGGAGAAACACGAGCCAATCAAAAAGTTTAGGGATAAAAGCATTAACTGCACTTCGGTTCAGCTGCTAAGCATTGACAAAACCACCAGCGTTGGGACACAAACAGAGCAGCAAGGGTTGGAACACAAAAAATGCAAGGAGTTGTGTGCTCCAAGTCAAGCTAAGTATGGAGAGAGGCATTCTCTAAAGCAATCAGATGATGACTCTGAAATTGTGAGTGATGATATCAGTGACATTTTTCGGTTTCTGGATGATATGAGCATCTGTGGATCTACAGGAGTTATGCAATCCTCCTGTTACAACAGCACTGGGTCACTGTCTCAGGTACGTAAATCTGACTGTGAAAGCTCTCCTGAACACAATTTAACTAAAATAACCAATGGGAATTCTAGTAACAAGCTAGATAAAGTGGTCCGATCAGATATCAACAATACAGATGATGAACTAAAAACTAGTGTCTGCAAGTTAGTTCTCAGGATTGGTGAAATAGAAAAGAAACTAGAATCTCTGTCAGGTGTCAGAGAAGAAATCTCCCAAGTCCTGGGAAAACTAAATAAGTTGGatgaaaaaattcagcagcctgaGAAGGTCAATGTACAAATAGATCTTAATTCCCTGACGAGTGAGGTTCAGTCAGATGAGAGCACCTCTCCACGGGTATTTCAGTGTCATAATGCTTCTCACGGAGGCAAGTTGGAGAATAACCCAGACTGGTGCTGTTCTGATGCCAGCGGAAGTAACAGCGAAAGTCTTCGGGTAAaagccttaaaaaaaagtttatttaccAGAAGGTCCTCACGGTCACTGACTGAGGAGAACAGCGCCACTGAATCCAAAATAGCAAGTATTTCCAACTCTCCGCAAGACTGGAGAGCTATCACATACACCAACCAGGTTGGCATGACAGAAGAGGAGATGAAAGACAGAGGTGGAGTTGAAAATAAGGACTGGCACAGGAAATCCAAAGAG GCAGACAGGCAGTATGAAATCCCGCAGCCACATAGACTCTCTAAACAACCAAAAGATGCTTTCTTGATTGAACAAGTCTTTAGTCCTCATCCCTACCCTGCATCACTCAAGTCACATATGAAAAGCAACCCACTCTACACAGACATGAGGTTGACAGAACTGGCTGAAGTTAAACGTGCCCAGCCATCATGGACCATAGAAGAATATACCAGGAACTCAGGAGATAAAGgcaaacttgcagctttggatCTACAA